From Thermoleophilum album:
TGCTCGTGCGGCGGTCGCACAACGCCGCAATCCCTGGCGGGTGAGAGATGATCAAGGTCCATCGCGTCGGTCGCGACAGCAGCGAGCTGTTCGTCAACTGCCATTTGATCCAACAGATCGAGGCGTGCCCGGACACCACGATCACGCTCGTTAACGGAGCCAAAGTTGTGGTGGCTGAGAGTTGCGCTCAGGTGATCGCGATGATCCGAGACTGGCACGCCGCGATCTCTGCCCGGTCGCTCGAGGTGGCGTGGGAGGAGCGCCGACGAGACGAGTAAAGATGACGCACAGCTGGAGCGGTGCAGCCTCCGGGCTCGTGACGTGAAAGTTCCCTGAACCCGCGCCGATCACCGGGAGGGGTAGCCATGAAGGCGACTACGGCGATCGGCATTGCCCTTGCGTGCATTTTGATCGCGCTCGGCGCGATTATGGAGGGCACCCAGCTCACAGCTCTAATCAACATTCCCGCCTCGCTCTTTGTCTTTGGCGGCACGTTCGGTGCGGTGATGGCCGGCACGAGCTTCGAGCGGGTCAAGGCGATC
This genomic window contains:
- a CDS encoding flagellar FlbD family protein, giving the protein MIKVHRVGRDSSELFVNCHLIQQIEACPDTTITLVNGAKVVVAESCAQVIAMIRDWHAAISARSLEVAWEERRRDE